A window of the Janthinobacterium agaricidamnosum NBRC 102515 = DSM 9628 genome harbors these coding sequences:
- a CDS encoding ester cyclase: MKKLSNNSRHRAARWFSTLLLGATIAAPAFAASANSSANASTKLVEPGKLITDQSLSRETLDAQVLAARRFDTFWNTGDEDMARAALAPDFFDNTLPPGRPQGVEGVLKASRAFRSAVPDLHCEVLQMIVAGDRVMSSLRFTGHFTGTFAGKQGQGQAIDFIAMDIYRIANGRVAEDWHLEDNLTFMQQAGLVSR; the protein is encoded by the coding sequence ATGAAAAAGCTTAGCAACAACTCACGCCACCGCGCCGCACGCTGGTTCTCCACCTTGCTGCTCGGTGCAACCATTGCAGCACCAGCTTTCGCGGCATCGGCCAACTCATCGGCCAACGCATCCACCAAGCTGGTCGAGCCCGGCAAGCTGATCACCGACCAATCCTTGTCCAGGGAGACGCTGGACGCACAGGTCCTCGCGGCCCGCCGCTTCGACACATTCTGGAATACCGGCGATGAAGACATGGCACGCGCGGCGCTGGCGCCCGATTTCTTCGACAACACCTTGCCGCCCGGCCGGCCGCAAGGCGTGGAAGGCGTATTAAAAGCGTCCAGGGCATTTCGAAGCGCGGTGCCGGATCTGCACTGCGAGGTGCTGCAAATGATCGTCGCCGGCGACCGCGTGATGTCCTCCTTGCGCTTCACCGGCCATTTCACTGGCACCTTTGCCGGCAAGCAGGGGCAAGGCCAGGCCATCGACTTCATCGCGATGGACATCTATCGCATCGCGAATGGCCGCGTCGCCGAAGACTGGCATCTGGAAGACAACCTCACCTTCATGCAACAGGCGGGCCTGGTCTCCAGGTAA
- a CDS encoding flavodoxin family protein, producing the protein MPKTAVVYFSGYGHTLRIAQEVADGAQAELIAIDAEGQLLGSAWSALDQADAIIFGAPTYMGSAPWQFKKFADASSKAWFSRAWQDKVFGGFSVSASMNGDKQVTLIGLQTLASQHGGIWVSLGLPPSNTSKASSNDINYLGGSVGLLVQAPSDAGAEAIPDGDIDTARRYGARVREIASRLAPR; encoded by the coding sequence ATGCCCAAGACTGCTGTTGTATATTTTTCCGGCTACGGCCACACGCTCCGCATTGCCCAGGAGGTGGCCGATGGCGCGCAAGCGGAGCTGATCGCCATCGATGCCGAAGGGCAGCTGCTCGGCTCCGCATGGAGCGCGCTGGATCAGGCCGACGCCATCATCTTCGGCGCGCCAACCTACATGGGCTCCGCGCCATGGCAGTTCAAGAAGTTCGCTGACGCCTCATCCAAGGCATGGTTCAGCCGCGCCTGGCAAGACAAGGTGTTTGGCGGATTCAGCGTCAGTGCCAGCATGAACGGCGACAAGCAGGTGACGCTGATCGGCTTGCAAACGCTCGCCTCGCAACATGGCGGCATCTGGGTCAGCCTGGGACTGCCTCCGTCGAACACCAGCAAGGCCTCGTCGAATGACATCAACTACCTCGGCGGCTCGGTCGGCCTGCTGGTACAGGCGCCGTCCGATGCCGGCGCCGAAGCCATCCCGGACGGCGACATCGACACCGCGCGCCGCTACGGCGCCAGGGTCCGCGAGATCGCATCGCGCCTGGCGCCGCGCTGA
- a CDS encoding winged helix-turn-helix transcriptional regulator has protein sequence MPTYRRHPAYDVYSANCPARVVLGRLADKWALLLIDRLSAGERIRFNQLRREIIGISQKVLSQTLKKLERDGLIERQVYNTTPPTVEYALTELGATLGETVERLSHWAETNMQAILEAQTAYDQANPIE, from the coding sequence ATGCCTACCTACCGCCGGCACCCGGCTTATGACGTCTACTCGGCGAACTGTCCCGCCCGGGTAGTGCTTGGCCGCCTGGCGGATAAATGGGCGCTGCTGTTGATCGACCGCTTGAGCGCCGGCGAGAGAATTCGCTTCAATCAGTTGCGGCGGGAGATCATCGGCATCTCGCAGAAAGTACTGTCGCAAACACTGAAGAAACTTGAGCGAGACGGGCTGATCGAGCGGCAGGTCTACAACACCACGCCGCCTACTGTTGAATACGCTTTGACTGAACTGGGAGCAACGCTGGGCGAGACTGTCGAGCGGCTGTCGCATTGGGCCGAGACGAACATGCAGGCCATCCTGGAGGCGCAGACGGCCTACGACCAGGCAAATCCCATCGAGTGA
- a CDS encoding TonB-dependent siderophore receptor — MPSSPLRLPRLPRLLPVCLSLTLACFPHSALAQDADEKSMQAVKITGAKAQGFEPKTVEAGSFRGSDIMDVPSTVNVITRDVLELQAAGGLYDALRNTAGVTRQQNGGDTWDQLVIRGIAVENRTNYRLNGSLPIMNFSQVPMEDKERVEVLKGATALYYGFTSPAGVVNFVTKRAGATPVTTLGLTLDQNGTAVTSADVARRFGEEGEFGVRINAAGGTLGSFLEHVGNGNRAFASAALDWRVNSRLRLKSDLEYDHRRVTEEVGITLPAAVNGVITLPRPVDPTTLVGPDWSIFNATTRNAQLRADYALNDNWALTVDGGHSDTSRERRLAIFRFNNNAALQTGAGRITGNIQNQVVNSNVLRTELAGTVMTGAVKHEVTFGLTRTDKSQDPIYQANYTIASQNLYQPIPVVNPTIGAFPAKPTTAALDSRDTGLYAIDRLTLSPNWQTVVGARGARYSSAQGANNYRVNRTTPMAALIFKLNPDLSFYASASQGLEEGETAPTGTANQNEHLAPGISKQKEVGARWRVTDGSLLQAALFDINRPGYYTNTGNIFTADGDQHYRGLELSVQGKLTRQLSWQTSAQFIDPEFRNINAAYNGKLPENAAKQTASAFLSYALDALPGLSVHGGLYFTGRRPVNDLDQAFLGGNTLISLGSRYVTNIMGKRSSWQINVDNAGNKQYWAGAGTRLAAGLPRTVKLTVKVDL, encoded by the coding sequence ATGCCCTCGTCGCCCCTCCGCCTGCCCCGCCTGCCCCGCCTGCTGCCCGTCTGCCTGTCGCTGACACTGGCCTGCTTCCCTCATTCCGCGCTGGCGCAAGACGCCGATGAAAAAAGCATGCAAGCGGTCAAAATCACCGGCGCCAAGGCGCAGGGTTTCGAGCCGAAAACCGTCGAAGCGGGCAGTTTTCGGGGTTCCGACATCATGGACGTGCCGTCGACCGTCAACGTGATCACGCGCGACGTGCTGGAATTGCAAGCCGCCGGCGGCTTGTACGATGCGCTGCGCAACACCGCCGGCGTGACGCGCCAGCAAAACGGCGGCGATACCTGGGACCAACTGGTGATCCGTGGCATCGCCGTCGAAAACCGGACCAATTACCGCCTGAACGGTTCGCTGCCGATCATGAATTTCTCGCAAGTGCCGATGGAAGACAAGGAGCGCGTCGAAGTGCTCAAGGGCGCCACCGCGCTGTATTACGGCTTCACGTCGCCGGCCGGGGTGGTCAACTTCGTCACCAAGCGCGCCGGCGCCACGCCGGTCACCACGCTCGGCCTGACACTGGACCAGAACGGCACGGCCGTGACCTCGGCCGACGTGGCGCGCCGCTTCGGTGAAGAGGGCGAATTCGGCGTGCGCATCAACGCCGCCGGCGGCACGCTCGGTTCTTTCCTGGAGCATGTCGGCAACGGCAACCGCGCATTCGCCTCGGCCGCGCTGGACTGGCGCGTCAATTCACGGCTGCGCCTGAAATCCGACCTGGAATACGACCACCGCCGCGTGACCGAGGAAGTCGGCATCACGCTGCCGGCCGCCGTCAACGGCGTGATCACGCTGCCGCGCCCGGTCGATCCGACAACCCTGGTCGGCCCGGACTGGTCGATCTTCAACGCCACCACCAGAAACGCCCAGTTGCGCGCCGACTATGCCTTGAACGACAACTGGGCGCTGACGGTGGACGGCGGCCATTCGGATACCTCGCGCGAGCGCCGGCTGGCGATCTTCCGCTTCAATAACAACGCCGCGCTGCAAACCGGCGCCGGCCGCATCACCGGCAATATACAAAACCAGGTCGTCAATTCGAATGTGCTGCGCACCGAACTGGCCGGCACCGTGATGACCGGCGCCGTCAAGCATGAAGTGACGTTCGGCCTGACCCGCACCGACAAGTCGCAGGACCCGATCTACCAGGCCAACTACACCATCGCGTCGCAAAACCTGTACCAGCCGATACCGGTCGTCAACCCGACCATCGGCGCCTTCCCGGCCAAACCGACCACCGCCGCGCTGGACAGCCGCGACACCGGCCTGTACGCGATCGACCGCCTGACCTTGTCGCCGAACTGGCAAACGGTGGTCGGCGCGCGCGGCGCGCGCTACAGCAGCGCGCAAGGCGCGAATAACTACCGCGTCAACCGGACCACGCCGATGGCTGCGTTGATCTTCAAGCTGAACCCGGACCTGTCGTTTTACGCGTCGGCCTCGCAAGGGCTGGAAGAAGGAGAAACCGCGCCGACCGGCACCGCCAACCAGAATGAACACCTGGCGCCCGGCATCAGCAAGCAAAAGGAAGTCGGCGCGCGCTGGCGCGTGACGGACGGCTCGCTGCTGCAGGCGGCGCTGTTCGACATCAACCGGCCCGGTTATTACACCAATACCGGCAATATCTTCACGGCCGACGGCGACCAGCATTACCGCGGCCTGGAACTGTCGGTGCAAGGCAAGCTGACGCGCCAGTTGTCGTGGCAAACCTCGGCCCAGTTCATCGATCCCGAGTTCCGCAACATCAACGCCGCCTACAACGGCAAGCTGCCGGAAAACGCCGCGAAACAAACCGCCAGCGCCTTCCTGTCGTATGCACTGGATGCGCTGCCGGGCCTGTCCGTCCATGGCGGGCTGTACTTCACCGGCCGGCGGCCGGTCAACGACCTGGACCAGGCTTTCCTCGGCGGCAATACGCTGATCAGCCTGGGCAGCCGCTACGTGACCAATATCATGGGCAAGCGCAGCAGCTGGCAAATCAATGTCGACAATGCCGGCAACAAGCAATACTGGGCCGGCGCCGGCACCCGCCTGGCGGCAGGGCTGCCGCGCACCGTCAAGCTGACGGTGAAAGTGGATCTGTAA
- a CDS encoding XRE family transcriptional regulator, whose amino-acid sequence MDIANRLDEAMREAGFESQSALARASEIPQPTINRILKGVGKKGPEASTLQKLAAACNVNFTWLHEGIPPKLRGAAAPVDTYSRVRVAEEDDPQFVQIQKIKLRLSAGITGFQSDPEHDDGGTLTVSRSWIERHGYHAERLIAIKVRGESMEPSLYEDDVVVVNTADTKLTDGAVFAVNYEGQAVVKRLSRDAGEWWLTSDNADQRKHHRKICRGADCLIVGRVVRKESERI is encoded by the coding sequence ATGGACATAGCAAACAGACTGGACGAAGCGATGCGGGAAGCGGGATTCGAATCCCAGAGTGCGCTCGCGCGCGCTTCCGAGATTCCGCAGCCGACCATCAACCGCATCCTGAAGGGCGTCGGAAAAAAAGGGCCGGAAGCATCGACGCTACAAAAACTGGCAGCCGCCTGCAACGTCAATTTCACCTGGCTGCACGAAGGCATACCGCCCAAGCTGCGCGGCGCGGCGGCGCCCGTCGATACTTACAGCCGGGTACGAGTGGCGGAGGAAGACGATCCGCAATTCGTGCAGATCCAGAAAATCAAGTTGCGCTTGTCAGCCGGCATTACCGGCTTCCAGTCGGACCCGGAACACGACGATGGCGGCACGCTGACCGTATCGCGCAGCTGGATCGAACGGCACGGTTATCATGCGGAACGTCTGATCGCCATCAAGGTGCGCGGCGAAAGCATGGAGCCGTCGCTGTATGAAGACGATGTGGTGGTAGTCAATACCGCCGATACCAAGCTGACGGATGGCGCCGTGTTCGCCGTCAATTACGAAGGCCAGGCGGTGGTAAAACGGCTGTCGCGCGATGCCGGCGAATGGTGGCTGACATCGGACAATGCCGACCAGCGCAAGCACCACCGCAAGATTTGCCGCGGCGCCGACTGCCTGATCGTCGGCCGCGTGGTGCGCAAGGAAAGCGAACGGATTTGA